The Triticum aestivum cultivar Chinese Spring chromosome 7B, IWGSC CS RefSeq v2.1, whole genome shotgun sequence genome window below encodes:
- the LOC123156041 gene encoding uncharacterized protein isoform X1 — translation MASRGTADTGSPSARLAAAGAGEEEAGAGKVKLLCSYGGRIAPRSGDGALRYVGGQMRLISVPRAASFGDLMRKVEAVDESAGAAGGVLVKYQLPGEDLDSLVSVSCAEDYDNMLEEYEKLAAAAPDGSAKLRVFLFPASGGEPSGSGSHLAVDETGQRYIDAINCVSADAVAAIRRRESVASGGSSAHNSEASEPAGLAEGMSPRAVPPPSVPPEYLYSAGSHTNHASPFPQSLGFSAVAASAPAMGIPAHNPLLLRSEPQPLQPHQVASYAPPHQPAPVASYAQHQQPAQQAASYAPPLQPQVASYAPPQQPQVASYAPPPQLPQVTAYTSQMPQSYLEPQQIQYVNAQQFGLHGVSQSANLMPAHMSQYVPSTLGTNSMATTGAQIGALRPVSAGTERVLENLHFTRPMQTAVDPNYRVLQPLSELPPLPHTTLQASDAQRYGVQTVLTSTASSPVMMSSRAFPVVVSSATVPAVRYDDCTMCQKILPHAHSDNMIQEQGNPRALNYPDVSPVFYSLHQEDATKQQVPAAVPVTSANYISEPRAESTAGMMAQFDPKLSARNPAVQAEPSQDAGALVQPTMVTVPLSSIPTSNGVFVGQPPHTLAEDFLMYQRQQQHPYSMQPSQVLANGVSSNPQGIDASAFKNSNHPVAEPIGEYAHDVPHDYVRAIDARMQGIQLGPIAPPESIVQGKSAIPHGAAGDGIVEKPPVIIDGSPIYKSQAGGYHMGTSNAFPVPSFILDDNVVRHTEQPPPSRNVGANNVYPEIVQQPSMLLKNNLGVPIEHPVPSERFLVRPAYSGVQSPAGPPAHHPGEMLNGMVSAPYNVSSQVVLQAAASTDCVEATREPAYTESLFSNQDPWKAIGNASAVPPTSNMLAKEHVLSGDPYVDGHVPAITSSNAAMLLEEGNLPLIHDPTFKDIYPEPAQISKGYGEEIVKRQLQAVAEGVAASVLQSPFPEKPTEFSGDHKDLPGDVFDPKNEDAPSKQSDKTSQGVPVLDDIDNLQIIKNSDLEELRELGSGTFGTVYHGKWRGSDVAIKRISDRCFVGKPSEEQRMKTDFWNEACKLSSLHHPNVVAFYGVVLDGPGGSVATVTEYMANGSLRQALQRHEKIFDRRRRLLIVMDVAFGMEYLHGKNIVHFDLKSDNLLVNLRDPQRPICKVGDLGLSKVKCQTLISGGVRGTLPWMAPELLNGSSNLVSEKVDVFSFGIVMWELLTGEEPYADLHYGAIIGGIVNNTLRPLVPESCDPQWRSLMEQCWSAEPTERPSFTEVVKRLRAMATSPTKAPPQK, via the exons atggcgagcAGGGGGACGGCGGACACGGGGAGCCCGAGCGCGCGtttggcggcggcgggggcgggggaggaggaggccggggcggggaAGGTGAAGCTGCTGTGCAGCTACGGCGGCCGGATCGCGCCGAGGTCCGGGGACGGGGCGCTGCGCTACGTGGGCGGCCAGATGCGCCTCATCTCCGTGCCCCGCGCCGCCTCCTTCGGGGACCTCATGCGCAAGGTCGAGGCCGTCGACGAGTCCGCCGGAGCCGCCGGCGGGGTGCTCGTCAAGTACCAGCTCCCCGGGGAGGACCTGGACTCGCTCGTCTCGGTCTCCTGCGCCGAGGACTACGACAACATGCTGGAGGAGTACGAGAAGctggccgccgccgcgcccgacggCTCCGCCAAGCTCCGGGTCTTCCTCTTCCCGGCCTCCGGGGGCGAGCCGTCCGGCTCCGGCTCGCACCTCGCCGTCGACGAGACCGGGCAGCGCTACATCGACGCCATCAACTGCGTCTCCGCGGACGCCGTCGCGGCCATCCGCCGCAGGGAGAGCGTCGCCAGCGGCGGCTCGTCCGCGCACAACTCCGAGGCCTCCGAGCCCGCCGGCCTCGCTGAAGGTATGTCGCCGCGGGCCGTGCCGCCCCCTTCCGTCCCGCCTGAATATTTGTATTCAGCTGGGAGCCACACCAACCATGCTAGTCCCTTTCCGCAGTCGCTAGGATTTAGTGCTGTCGCAGCGTCAGCTCCGGCAATGGGCATTCCGGCGCACAACCCCTTGTTGCTTAGGTCGGAGCCACAAccgctgcagcctcatcaggttgcCTCCTATGCGCCGCCGCATCAACCGGCTCCGGTTGCCTCTTATGCACAGCATCAGCAGCCGGCTCAACAGGCTGCCTCTTATGCGCCGCCACTTCAGCCTCAGGTTGCCTCTTATGCGCCGCCGCAGCAGCCTCAAGTTGCTTCTTatgcgccgccgccgcagctgcctCAGGTTACTGCTTATACTTCGCAAATGCCACAATCATACCTAGAGCCTCAACAAATCCAGTACGTCAATGCACAGCAATTTGGTCTGCATGGTGTATCTCAGTCCGCTAATCTGATGCCTGCGCACATGAGCCAGTATGTGCCCAGTACTCTGGGAACAAACTCCATGGCGACCACGGGTGCCCAAATTGGTGCTTTGAGGCCTGTTTCTGCAGGTACAGAACGTGTTCTGGAGAATCTGCATTTCACAAGACCAATGCAAACTGCAGTTGATCCGAATTACAGGGTACTGCAGCCACTTTCAGAGCTTCCTCCTCTGCCTCATACGACTTTGCAGGCAAGTGATGCTCAGAGATATGGCGTCCAGACGGTACTCACAAGCACAGCAAGCTCACCGGTGATGATGAGCTCGAGGGCATTCCCAGTGGTGGTAAGCTCAGCTACTGTGCCAGCAGTGAGGTACGATGATTGCACGATGTGCCAGAAAATACTGCCGCATGCCCATTCGGATAACATGATACAGGAGCAGGGAAATCCTCGCGCACTGAATTATCCTGATGTTAGTCCAGTGTTTTACAGCCTCCATCAAGAGGATGCAACCAAACAACAGGTTCCAGCTGCAGTTCCAGTAACATCTGCTAATTACATATCAGAACCCAGAGCTGAGAGCACAGCAGGGATGATGGCCCAGTTTGATCCAAAACTTTCTGCCAGAAATCCAGCAGTTCAAGCAGAACCATCTCAAGATGCAGGAGCGTTGGTTCAACCCACCATGGTTACTGTACCTCTTTCCAGTATACCTACTTCAAATGGAGTTTTTGTAGGGCAGCCTCCGCACACGCTTGCTGAAGATTTTCTCATGTACCAACGTCAGCAGCAACACCCTTACAGTATGCAGCCATCACAAGTCCTGGCAAATGGAGTCAGTAGCAATCCACAAGGGATTGATGCTAGTGCATTTAAGAATTCAAATCATCCAGTAGCAGAACCAATTGGAGAATATGCCCATGATGTTCCTCATGATTATGTCAGAGCTATCGATGCTCGGATGCAAGGAATTCAGTTAGGTCCTATTGCGCCTCCAGAATCTATTGTGCAAGGGAAGTCAGCTATTCCCCATGGTGCTGCTGGCGATGGGATAGTCGAGAAGCCACCTGTTATTATTGATGGCAGTCCCATATACAAATCTCAGGCTGGAGGTTATCACATGGGCACTAGCAATGCTTTTCCTGTTCCTTCTTTTATCCTAGATGACAATGTTGTGAGACATACTGAACAGCCACCTCCCTCTCGAAATGTTGGTGCCAACAACGTATATCCTGAGATTGTCCAGCAGCCAAGTATGTTACTCAAGAACAACCTTGGTGTGCCCATTGAACATCCTGTTCCGAGCGAAAGATTTCTTGTGAGGCCTGCTTACTCTGGTGTTCAGTCTCCTGCTGGACCTCCTGCACATCATCCTGGGGAAATGCTGAATGGCATGGTTTCCGCTCCCTATAATGTTAGTAGTCAAGTTGTATTGCAGGCTGCAGCTAGTACTGATTGTGTCGAAGCTACACGTGAACCAGCTTACACAGAATCTCTTTTCTCAAACCAGGATCCTTGGAAAGCAATTGGAAATGCTTCGGCAGTACCTCCAACATCAAACATGTTGGCTAAGGAACATGTTCTTTCTGGAGATCCATATGTGGATGGCCATGTTCCTGCAATTACAAGTTCAAATGCCGCCATGTTATTAGAAGAAGGCAATCTTCCACTCATTCATGACCCTACTTTCAAGGATATATATCCAGAACCTGCACAAATAAGCAAAG GATATGGAGAAGAAATTGTCAAGCGTCAGTTACAAGCTGTCGCTGAAGGTGTGGCAGCATCTGTTCTGCAGTCACCATTTCCTGAAAAACCAACTGAATTTTCTGGGGATCACAAAGATTTGCCTGGAGATGTATTTGATCCAAAAAATGAG GATGCGCCGAGCAAACAGTCAGACAAAACAAGCCAAGGAGTTCCAGTTCTAGATGACATCGATAACCTTCAG ATAATAAAGAACAGTGATCTTGAAGAATTGCGTGAACTAGGTTCTGGAACCTTTGGTACTGTTTACCATGGAAAATGGAGAGGTTCTGATGTCGCTATAAAAAGGATAAGCGATCGGTGTTTTGTTGGAAAACCTTCTGAGGAACAGCGCATG AAAACTGATTTCTGGAATGAAGCTTGCAAGCTTTCATCGTTGCACCATCCAAATGTCGTTGCTTTTTACGGTGTTGTTCTGGATGGACCAGGTGGATCTGTTGCAACAGTCACTGAGTACATGGCTAATGGTTCGCTTCGACAAGCATTACAAAGACATGAAAA GATATTCGATAGGCGTAGGCGTCTACTAATTGTGATGGATGTTGCATTTGGCATGGAATATTTGCATGGGAAGAACATTGTGCACTTCGACTTGAAGAGTGATAATCTGCTCGTCAACCTAAGAGATCCCCAACGCCCTATATGCAAG GTCGGTGATTTGGGCTTATCAAAGGTTAAATGCCAGACACTAATCTCTGGTGGGGTGCGAGGGACACTTCCCTGGATGGCTCCTGAGCTGTTAAATGGCAGCAGTAACCTTGTTTCTGAAAAG GTCGAtgtcttctcattcggaatagtgatgTGGGAACTTCTTACTGGTGAAGAGCCTTATGCTGACTTGCATTACGGCGCCATCATAG GTGGGATCGTGAACAACACCCTGCGGCCTCTGGTGCCCGAGTCATGCGACCCCCAGTGGAGATCGCTGATGGAGCAGTGCTGGTCGGCCGAGCCGACGGAGCGGCCGAGCTTCACGGAGGTCGTCAAGAGGCTACGGGCCATGGCGACCTCCCCCACCAAGGCGCCGCCGCAGAAGTAG
- the LOC123156041 gene encoding uncharacterized protein isoform X2, with amino-acid sequence MASRGTADTGSPSARLAAAGAGEEEAGAGKVKLLCSYGGRIAPRSGDGALRYVGGQMRLISVPRAASFGDLMRKVEAVDESAGAAGGVLVKYQLPGEDLDSLVSVSCAEDYDNMLEEYEKLAAAAPDGSAKLRVFLFPASGGEPSGSGSHLAVDETGQRYIDAINCVSADAVAAIRRRESVASGGSSAHNSEASEPAGLAEGMSPRAVPPPSVPPEYLYSAGSHTNHASPFPQSLGFSAVAASAPAMGIPAHNPLLLRSEPQPLQPHQVASYAPPHQPAPVASYAQHQQPAQQAASYAPPLQPQVASYAPPQQPQVASYAPPPQLPQVTAYTSQMPQSYLEPQQIQYVNAQQFGLHGVSQSANLMPAHMSQYVPSTLGTNSMATTGAQIGALRPVSAGTERVLENLHFTRPMQTAVDPNYRVLQPLSELPPLPHTTLQASDAQRYGVQTVLTSTASSPVMMSSRAFPVVVSSATVPAVRYDDCTMCQKILPHAHSDNMIQEQGNPRALNYPDVSPVFYSLHQEDATKQQVPAAVPVTSANYISEPRAESTAGMMAQFDPKLSARNPAVQAEPSQDAGALVQPTMVTVPLSSIPTSNGVFVGQPPHTLAEDFLMYQRQQQHPYSMQPSQVLANGVSSNPQGIDASAFKNSNHPVAEPIGEYAHDVPHDYVRAIDARMQGIQLGPIAPPESIVQGKSAIPHGAAGDGIVEKPPVIIDGSPIYKSQAGGYHMGTSNAFPVPSFILDDNVVRHTEQPPPSRNVGANNVYPEIVQQPSMLLKNNLGVPIEHPVPSERFLVRPAYSGVQSPAGPPAHHPGEMLNGMVSAPYNDPWKAIGNASAVPPTSNMLAKEHVLSGDPYVDGHVPAITSSNAAMLLEEGNLPLIHDPTFKDIYPEPAQISKGYGEEIVKRQLQAVAEGVAASVLQSPFPEKPTEFSGDHKDLPGDVFDPKNEDAPSKQSDKTSQGVPVLDDIDNLQIIKNSDLEELRELGSGTFGTVYHGKWRGSDVAIKRISDRCFVGKPSEEQRMKTDFWNEACKLSSLHHPNVVAFYGVVLDGPGGSVATVTEYMANGSLRQALQRHEKIFDRRRRLLIVMDVAFGMEYLHGKNIVHFDLKSDNLLVNLRDPQRPICKVGDLGLSKVKCQTLISGGVRGTLPWMAPELLNGSSNLVSEKVDVFSFGIVMWELLTGEEPYADLHYGAIIGGIVNNTLRPLVPESCDPQWRSLMEQCWSAEPTERPSFTEVVKRLRAMATSPTKAPPQK; translated from the exons atggcgagcAGGGGGACGGCGGACACGGGGAGCCCGAGCGCGCGtttggcggcggcgggggcgggggaggaggaggccggggcggggaAGGTGAAGCTGCTGTGCAGCTACGGCGGCCGGATCGCGCCGAGGTCCGGGGACGGGGCGCTGCGCTACGTGGGCGGCCAGATGCGCCTCATCTCCGTGCCCCGCGCCGCCTCCTTCGGGGACCTCATGCGCAAGGTCGAGGCCGTCGACGAGTCCGCCGGAGCCGCCGGCGGGGTGCTCGTCAAGTACCAGCTCCCCGGGGAGGACCTGGACTCGCTCGTCTCGGTCTCCTGCGCCGAGGACTACGACAACATGCTGGAGGAGTACGAGAAGctggccgccgccgcgcccgacggCTCCGCCAAGCTCCGGGTCTTCCTCTTCCCGGCCTCCGGGGGCGAGCCGTCCGGCTCCGGCTCGCACCTCGCCGTCGACGAGACCGGGCAGCGCTACATCGACGCCATCAACTGCGTCTCCGCGGACGCCGTCGCGGCCATCCGCCGCAGGGAGAGCGTCGCCAGCGGCGGCTCGTCCGCGCACAACTCCGAGGCCTCCGAGCCCGCCGGCCTCGCTGAAGGTATGTCGCCGCGGGCCGTGCCGCCCCCTTCCGTCCCGCCTGAATATTTGTATTCAGCTGGGAGCCACACCAACCATGCTAGTCCCTTTCCGCAGTCGCTAGGATTTAGTGCTGTCGCAGCGTCAGCTCCGGCAATGGGCATTCCGGCGCACAACCCCTTGTTGCTTAGGTCGGAGCCACAAccgctgcagcctcatcaggttgcCTCCTATGCGCCGCCGCATCAACCGGCTCCGGTTGCCTCTTATGCACAGCATCAGCAGCCGGCTCAACAGGCTGCCTCTTATGCGCCGCCACTTCAGCCTCAGGTTGCCTCTTATGCGCCGCCGCAGCAGCCTCAAGTTGCTTCTTatgcgccgccgccgcagctgcctCAGGTTACTGCTTATACTTCGCAAATGCCACAATCATACCTAGAGCCTCAACAAATCCAGTACGTCAATGCACAGCAATTTGGTCTGCATGGTGTATCTCAGTCCGCTAATCTGATGCCTGCGCACATGAGCCAGTATGTGCCCAGTACTCTGGGAACAAACTCCATGGCGACCACGGGTGCCCAAATTGGTGCTTTGAGGCCTGTTTCTGCAGGTACAGAACGTGTTCTGGAGAATCTGCATTTCACAAGACCAATGCAAACTGCAGTTGATCCGAATTACAGGGTACTGCAGCCACTTTCAGAGCTTCCTCCTCTGCCTCATACGACTTTGCAGGCAAGTGATGCTCAGAGATATGGCGTCCAGACGGTACTCACAAGCACAGCAAGCTCACCGGTGATGATGAGCTCGAGGGCATTCCCAGTGGTGGTAAGCTCAGCTACTGTGCCAGCAGTGAGGTACGATGATTGCACGATGTGCCAGAAAATACTGCCGCATGCCCATTCGGATAACATGATACAGGAGCAGGGAAATCCTCGCGCACTGAATTATCCTGATGTTAGTCCAGTGTTTTACAGCCTCCATCAAGAGGATGCAACCAAACAACAGGTTCCAGCTGCAGTTCCAGTAACATCTGCTAATTACATATCAGAACCCAGAGCTGAGAGCACAGCAGGGATGATGGCCCAGTTTGATCCAAAACTTTCTGCCAGAAATCCAGCAGTTCAAGCAGAACCATCTCAAGATGCAGGAGCGTTGGTTCAACCCACCATGGTTACTGTACCTCTTTCCAGTATACCTACTTCAAATGGAGTTTTTGTAGGGCAGCCTCCGCACACGCTTGCTGAAGATTTTCTCATGTACCAACGTCAGCAGCAACACCCTTACAGTATGCAGCCATCACAAGTCCTGGCAAATGGAGTCAGTAGCAATCCACAAGGGATTGATGCTAGTGCATTTAAGAATTCAAATCATCCAGTAGCAGAACCAATTGGAGAATATGCCCATGATGTTCCTCATGATTATGTCAGAGCTATCGATGCTCGGATGCAAGGAATTCAGTTAGGTCCTATTGCGCCTCCAGAATCTATTGTGCAAGGGAAGTCAGCTATTCCCCATGGTGCTGCTGGCGATGGGATAGTCGAGAAGCCACCTGTTATTATTGATGGCAGTCCCATATACAAATCTCAGGCTGGAGGTTATCACATGGGCACTAGCAATGCTTTTCCTGTTCCTTCTTTTATCCTAGATGACAATGTTGTGAGACATACTGAACAGCCACCTCCCTCTCGAAATGTTGGTGCCAACAACGTATATCCTGAGATTGTCCAGCAGCCAAGTATGTTACTCAAGAACAACCTTGGTGTGCCCATTGAACATCCTGTTCCGAGCGAAAGATTTCTTGTGAGGCCTGCTTACTCTGGTGTTCAGTCTCCTGCTGGACCTCCTGCACATCATCCTGGGGAAATGCTGAATGGCATGGTTTCCGCTCCCTATAAT GATCCTTGGAAAGCAATTGGAAATGCTTCGGCAGTACCTCCAACATCAAACATGTTGGCTAAGGAACATGTTCTTTCTGGAGATCCATATGTGGATGGCCATGTTCCTGCAATTACAAGTTCAAATGCCGCCATGTTATTAGAAGAAGGCAATCTTCCACTCATTCATGACCCTACTTTCAAGGATATATATCCAGAACCTGCACAAATAAGCAAAG GATATGGAGAAGAAATTGTCAAGCGTCAGTTACAAGCTGTCGCTGAAGGTGTGGCAGCATCTGTTCTGCAGTCACCATTTCCTGAAAAACCAACTGAATTTTCTGGGGATCACAAAGATTTGCCTGGAGATGTATTTGATCCAAAAAATGAG GATGCGCCGAGCAAACAGTCAGACAAAACAAGCCAAGGAGTTCCAGTTCTAGATGACATCGATAACCTTCAG ATAATAAAGAACAGTGATCTTGAAGAATTGCGTGAACTAGGTTCTGGAACCTTTGGTACTGTTTACCATGGAAAATGGAGAGGTTCTGATGTCGCTATAAAAAGGATAAGCGATCGGTGTTTTGTTGGAAAACCTTCTGAGGAACAGCGCATG AAAACTGATTTCTGGAATGAAGCTTGCAAGCTTTCATCGTTGCACCATCCAAATGTCGTTGCTTTTTACGGTGTTGTTCTGGATGGACCAGGTGGATCTGTTGCAACAGTCACTGAGTACATGGCTAATGGTTCGCTTCGACAAGCATTACAAAGACATGAAAA GATATTCGATAGGCGTAGGCGTCTACTAATTGTGATGGATGTTGCATTTGGCATGGAATATTTGCATGGGAAGAACATTGTGCACTTCGACTTGAAGAGTGATAATCTGCTCGTCAACCTAAGAGATCCCCAACGCCCTATATGCAAG GTCGGTGATTTGGGCTTATCAAAGGTTAAATGCCAGACACTAATCTCTGGTGGGGTGCGAGGGACACTTCCCTGGATGGCTCCTGAGCTGTTAAATGGCAGCAGTAACCTTGTTTCTGAAAAG GTCGAtgtcttctcattcggaatagtgatgTGGGAACTTCTTACTGGTGAAGAGCCTTATGCTGACTTGCATTACGGCGCCATCATAG GTGGGATCGTGAACAACACCCTGCGGCCTCTGGTGCCCGAGTCATGCGACCCCCAGTGGAGATCGCTGATGGAGCAGTGCTGGTCGGCCGAGCCGACGGAGCGGCCGAGCTTCACGGAGGTCGTCAAGAGGCTACGGGCCATGGCGACCTCCCCCACCAAGGCGCCGCCGCAGAAGTAG
- the LOC123159057 gene encoding uncharacterized protein — MPRLTPADASLILDHVVGDASIPTAAANVLLAGLPFPDRPTPRLLRSLLLRRLDTDPVSAAALDSLQLLASLPDSGPASPVSAAHLAVAAFLACSAPDFDAAARALFGRPGGRARRAVDEEEGGDPALASSEALAAADQFEAAVGNAFSQDVLKGLFGDRAKAERRVRDHLAAEWAAIGPSRLELAAEQIVGDGAVETWRAADETVRAKYRILAGEEKAREILSRIEDRISTPQVHKVIHDLKSRCADLHNVVDDPLPAAKAAADKVLAARMDKAVHINDEELNNQAANCSVAGPSAVNDQGETLRKGTPSSLMDWNPTAQSLLWEDSLDPDGSRSQSHRPHLPSPRRILVSPLQVAENKARRRRARRWSSVEEETLRNGVEQFGSGNWKDILSHNPDVFIGRTQVDLKDKWRNMMR, encoded by the exons ATGCCGCGGCTGACGCCGGCGGACGCGTCCCTTATCCTAGACCACGTCGTAGGGGACGCCTCcatccccaccgccgccgccaacgTGCTCCTCGCGGGCCTCCCCTTCCCCGACCgtcccacgccgcgcctcctccgctcgctgctcctccgccgcctcgaCACCGACCCtgtctccgccgccgcgctcgacTCCCTCCAGCTCCTCGCCTCCCTCCCCGACTCGGGTCCCGCGTCCCCCGTCTCTGCcgcgcacctcgccgtcgccgccttcCTCGCCTGCTCGGCGCCCGACTTCGACGCCGCCGCGCGGGCCCTCTTCGGGCGCCCCGGCGGCCGCGCGCGCCGCGCGGTcgacgaggaggagggcggggaccCTGCACTCGCCTCCTCCGAGGCCCTCGCTGCTGCGGACCAGTTCGAGGCCGCCGTCGGGAACGCCTTTTCGCAGGACGTGCTGAAGGGGTTGTTTGGCGACCGGGCCAAGGCGGAGCGGCGGGTGAGGGACCACCTGGCGGCCGAATGGGCCGCAATCGGTCCGTCTCGCCTGGAGCTAGCGGCCGAGCAGATCGTTGGTGACGGCGCCGTCGAGACGTGGCGCGCCGCTGACGAGACCGTCCGCGCCAAATACCGCATTCTAG CTGGGGAAGAAAAAGCACGTGAAATTTTGAGCAGAATTGAAGACCGAATTTCAACCCCTCAAGTTCATAAGGTCATACATGACCTCAAATCAAGGTGTGCTGACCTTCATAATGTGGTGGATGATCCATTACCAGCCGCAAAAGCAGCTGCAGATAAGGTGTTGGCTGCAAGGATGGATAAGGCAGTTCATATTAATGATGAAGAATTGAACAATCAGGCTGCGAATTGTAGCGTTGCTGGTCCAAGTGCTGTTAATGACCAAGGCGAGACATTGAGAAAAGGCACGCCATCAAGTCTTATGGATTGGAACCCTACAGCACAATCTCTTCTG TGGGAGGACTCGCTTGATCCTGATGGCTCAAGATCACAATCACATAGACCGCACTTGCCTAGCCCAAGGAGAATATTGGTTTCTCCGTTGCAAGTGGCAGAAAACAAAGCTAGGCGTAGAAGGGCAAGGAGGTGGAGCTCGGTAGAAGAAGAAACACTAAGAAATGGCGTTGAACA ATTTGGTAGCGGCAATTGGAAGGATATTTTGAGCCACAATCCCGACGTTTTTATTGGTAGAACACAG GTTGACTTGAAGGATAAGTGGAGAAACATGATGAGATAG
- the LOC123158938 gene encoding uncharacterized protein translates to MPPPHSTHPSSPLPPRSRLLQSLGSCSRGAVTSAASSPSPSPPGWPRPLRYAVLGAGFAGLSVAWHLLKQSPKYSRVSVDVYDENGVGGGASGVSGGLLHPYSPKAKLLWRGGEFWKESMDLLRSAEKANGIAGSDGDGRDDEALIWRRGILRPPTTEKAADILLENAQSCLQSCSLQVLDSDAAQRLIPGLRVPLNLAIYMPLALNINPKKYLQALFLACQNMAKETSVSPSELKEFSLYNKHIDNLQQLSGDYDAVIICLGGKASSLPELTNKLPLRTCRGVIAEFKLPSDTAEKYGSQSPSILSDAWLAFQGPCTVSVGSTWQWKSDNHDPSVSDEEARTAMEELLPKASAVYPGISKWDYVRARAGIRAMPPLTANGSLPLLGCLNDVIGERSNCAFWLVGGLGARGLLYHGLAGKLTAKAVISSDENMIPSEFTCWKAIKASR, encoded by the exons ATGCCGCCGCCTCACAGCACACATCCCTCATCTCCCCTTCCTCCCCGGTCCCGCCTCCTCCAGAGCCTCGGCTCGTGCTCCAGAGGAGCCGTCacgtccgccgcctcctccccctcgccctcgccgccgggaTGGCCCCGCCCTCTCCGCTAcgccgtcctcggcgccggcttCGCGGGGCTCTCCGTCGCGTGGCACCTCCTCAAG CAAAGCCCGAAGTATTCGCGCGTGTCGGTGGACGTCTACGACGAGAACGGCGTCGGGGGAGGCGCCTCGGGGGTCTCTGGAGGGCTTCTCCATCCGTACTCACCAAAAG CCAAGCTTCTCTGGAGAGGAGGCGAATTCTGGAAAGAGAGCATGGATCTCCTGCGCAGCGCAGAGAAAGCGAATGGAATCGCTGGATCAGATGGCGATGGTCGGGATGATGAAGCCCTTATCTGGAGAAG GGGAATTTTGCGGCCACCTACGACAGAGAAGGCTGCTGATATATTGCTAGAG AATGCTCAGAGTTGCCTCCAGAGTTGCAGCCTTCAAGTTCTTGATTCGGATGCTGCACAAAGACTGATCCCTGGGTTACGTGTTCCGCTCAACCTTGCGATTTATATGCCACTAGCACTGAACATCAACCCTAAGAAATATTTGCAG GCATTGTTCCTTGCGTGCCAAAATATGGCCAAGGAAACATCTGTATCACCCAGTGAACTGAAAGAGTTCAGTTTGTACAACAAACATATCGATAATCTACAACAACTTTCAG GAGATTATGATGCAGTGATCATCTGCCTTGGGGGCAAAGCTAGCTCACTTCCAGAACTTACAAATAAGTTGCCTCTTAGAACCTGTAGAGGAGTTATTGCTGAATTCAAACTGCCATCAGATACAGC AGAAAAATATGGCAGTCAAAGTCCTTCAATCTTGTCTGATGCATGGCTGGCATTCCAAGGACCCTGCACCGTTTCTGTCGGGTCAACTTGGCAATGGAAGTCTGACAATCATGATCCAAGTGTATCTGATGAAGAAGCACGTACTGCAATGGAAGAGCTGCTCCCCAAAGCTTCTGCTGTTTATCCAGGAATAAGTAAATGGGATTATGTACGAGCAAGGGCTGGGATAAGAGCCATGCCTCCATTGACAGCCAATGGATCCCTGCCACTGTTGGGTTGTCTAAATGATGTTATAGGCGAGAGAAGCAATTGTGCCTTTTGGCTAGTCGGTGGCCTTGGAGCCAGGGGCCTCCTGTATCATGGATTGGCTGGAAAACTAACTGCCAAAGCTGTGATTTCCAGTGATGAGAACATGATACCTTCTGAATTCACCTGCTGGAAGGCGATCAAGGCTTCGCGGTGA